One part of the Salvelinus fontinalis isolate EN_2023a chromosome 4, ASM2944872v1, whole genome shotgun sequence genome encodes these proteins:
- the smn1 gene encoding survival motor neuron protein 1: MAHGCKDVLFARGAAQSDDSDIWDDTALIKAYDKAVASFKTALKGEEDTQSSERDNPGKKRKNNRNNRSRKRSNAPLDKEWRVGDPCCAYWSKDGNLYAATISSIEEQRGTCIVVFTHYGNEEEQNLCDLLIESPEVDEEAPSKVKEAESSTEESDRSSAPHPHSHVPRSKPKFKSPKGPPMSGPGFPGFPPGPPPMPGFRMGNSRRPGASRPAPPGWPPMMPCGPPMIPPPPPMSPDGDDEALGSMLLAWYMSGYHTGYYLGLKQGRNEAASGRKTHHK, from the exons ATGGCACATGGGTGTAAAGATGTGCTTTTTGCTCGTGGAGCTGCACAA AGTGACGATTCAGACATTTGGGATGACACTGCACTGATAAAGGCCTACGACAAAGCAGTTGCATCATTTAAG ACTGCCCTGAAAGGTGAGGAGGACACACAAAGCTCAGAGAGAGACAACCCTGGAAAGAAACGAAAAAACAACAGAAACAACCGCAGCAGAAAGAGAAGCAATGCTCCTCTGGATAAAGAG TGGCGAGTCGGAGATCCCTGCTGTGCCTACTGGTCTAAAGATGGCAATTTGTACGCTGCCACGATCTCATCCATAGAAGAGCAGAGGGGCACCTGTATAGTTGTGTTCACACACTATGGGAACGAGGAGGAGCAGAACCTATGTGACCTTCTGATAGAGAGCCCAGAGGTAGATGAGGAAGCCCCCAGTAAG GTTAAAGAAGCAGAGTCTTCTACAGAGGAGAGCGACAGGTCGTCCGCCCCACACCCTCACAGTCATGTGCCACGCTCTAAACCCAAATTCAAATCCCCTAAAGGACCTCCAATGTCGGGTCCAGGCTTTCCTGGCTTTCCCCCAGGTCCCCCTCCAATGCCTGGCTTCCGAATG GGAAACTCAAGGCGACCTGGGGCCTCCAGGCCCGCCCCTCCAGGATGGCCTCCTATGATGCCCTGTGGGCCACCG AtgatccctccccctccccccatgaGTCCAGACGGAGATGATGAGGCTCTGGGCAGTATGCTGCTCGCCTGGTACATGAGTGGTTACCACACTGGATACTACCTG GGTTTGAAACAAGGCCGCAACGAAGCTGCGTCTGGAAGGAAGACTCACCACAAGTGA
- the hspb11 gene encoding intraflagellar transport protein 25 homolog, whose amino-acid sequence MIDHALGSLGAQIVLAASSDENHPPENIIDGNTETFWMSTGMFPQEFIIRFAESMKIALVTMHCYNVKTLKIEKSISDDATDFEAISEKEFEHTEGHLQTNDFPLNGTTATHLRFIVTSGYDHFVSVHSISVE is encoded by the exons ATGATAGATCATGCTTTAGGTTCTTTGGGTGCTCAGATTGTCTTGGCTGCGTCCAGTGATGAGAATCATCCTCCAGAAAACATTATTGACGG GAACACTGAAACATTTTGGATGTCCACTGGAATGTTTCCACAGGAGTTCATAATCCGTTTCGCTGAATCTATGAAAATTGCCCTTGTGACAATGCACTGTTATAATG TTAAGACTCTTAAAATTGAGAAGAGCATCTCAGATGATGCTACTGACTTTGAAGCTATTTCAGAAAAAG AATTTGAACACACAGAGGGGCATCTTCAAACAAATGATTTTCCA CTAAATGGAACGACTGCAACACACTTGCGCTTCATCGTTACCTCTGGATATGATCATTTTGTCTCGGTACACAGCATCAGTGTAGAGTGA